TAGAGCTGAAAAAGTGATTGGTGTACATTTTATGAATCCAGTTCCTATGAAAAATTTTGCTGAAGTTATACAGGGGTGGAAAACATCTGAAGAGACCATTCAACATGTTCGTGAGTTATTAAATAATGTAGGAATGGAAATTGAAGTAATTAAGGACAGTGCAGGATTTGTATCTAATCGATTATCTCATTTATTTATGAATGAGGCTGCAGCCCTAGTGTATGAGGGTGTTGCTACTGCAGAGCAAATTGACAATATTTTTAAAAATGCTTTTGGTCATAAAATGGGTCCACTTGAAACAGCTGATTTAATCGGTGTTGATACGGTGTTAGATTCATTAAAAGTATTATATACCCATTATGAAGATCCAAAATTTAGAGCCTGTCCCCTTTTAAAACAAATGGTATATGCAGGTTCAACTGGAAGAAAAAGCGGAAAAGGTTTTTATACTTACTAAAAGAAAGGTGATAATAATGAATACAAAAGAGAAAATTAAAGGGTTTTTATCAAAGTTTATAAAAATTACGGAGATCAATGACACAGACAATATTTTTGAAAAAGGATTAGTTAATTCTTTATTTGCAATGAATCTAGTTAATTTTATTGAAACTGAATTTGATATTTCCATCGATAATATGGAATTAGATTTGGACAATTTTAAAGATATTAATTCAATTGTTGCCTTAGTTGAAAAGAAGTTAGCAATGGAGGAAACAGTATGACTGGGGAGAAAATAAAATGTGTTGTCTGGGATTTAGATCATACATTATGGGATGGAATTTTAATAGAGGATGACAATTTAACATTAAAAGAAAATGTAGTTGAAGTAATAAAGGAACTAGATAGAAGAGGAATTTTGCAATCCATCAGCAGTAAAAACAACTATGATATGGCTAAAGAAAAACTTGAAGAATTTGGATTGTGGGATTATTTTATTTATCCTCAAATTAACTGGAACAGTAAGTCCGAAGCAGTTGCTCAAATTGCAAAAGACATCAATATTGGTATAGATACTTTGAGTTTTGTAGATGACCAAGAATTTGAACGAGAAGAAGTGTTATTTAGTTATCCAGAAATTTTATGTATCGACGCAAATGATGTTGATAAAATCCTAGATATGGAAAGAATGATGCCAAAGTTTATAACAAATGATTCGAAAAATAGAAGGAAAATGTACCACAGTGACATTCAAAGAAATAGAGAAGAGCTTGCGTATAGTGGTACGAAAGAAGAATTTTTATCCACGCTTAATATGACTTTCAAAATTGACAAAGCTAAAGAAGACGATCTTCAGAGAGCTGAAGAGCTTACTGTCAGAACACACCAGTTAAATTCCACAGGTTACATTTATTCTTATGATGAATTAAAGAACTTTCTTGAAGCAGATGATTATGAAGTGTATGTTGCACAGCTTGATGATAAATATGGTACTTACGGAAAAATCGGCTTGGCGCTTGTAGAAAAGAAGGCTGATGTTTGGGATTTGAAGCTACTTCTTATGTCATGCAGAGTAATGTCCAAAGGCATTGGTAATATTTTCATGAATTTTCTTATTAATGAATCGATAAAAAATAATAAAACTTTACGAGCACAATTTATTCCAACAGATAAAAATAGAATTATGTACATTACATACAAATTTAACGGCTTTAAAGAGTTAGGTAAAGACGGTGATGTCGTAATATTTGAAGCAGATATGTCATACGAGCGAATTATACCAGACTATGTAACGTTTGTTTATGAAGGGGAGAACGTTGATGGATTTTTCAGTAAAGAAAGAGCAGAAACAATACAGTCAGGAAATCATTGATTTCGCGAGAGAAAATCTTAATGAACGTGAATTTTACGAAGAATTCTCCATGGATATGTGGAAAAAGGTTAGTGAATTTGGATTGCTAGGGATAACTGTAGACGAAAAATATGGGGGTCTTGGGGAAAGCTATGAGACTGCGGCTATGGTCTTTGAAAGTCTTGGATATGCATGTAAAAATAACGGGTTTATTTTTGTGATTAATAATCATATATGGGTATGTCAAAATTTAATCAATTTATATGGTTCGGATGAATTGAAAGAAAAGTATTTACCAGAAATGGTTGAAGGGAAAAAAATTGGGGCTATTGCTATTACAGAGCCTGAAGCGGGATCTGATGCATTTGCGATGGTTGCAAATGTAAAGGAACAAGATGATTGTTTTGTACTTAATGGTACAAAAATGTTTATTTCCAATGGACCTATCGCTGATATTTTTATTGTTTTCGCTGTTACAGAGGAAGTTCCAGATAAGAAAATCACTGCTTTTGTCGTTGAGCGCAATTTTGAAGGTGTAACGACAGGGAATGATATCGAAAAGATGGGGCTGAATGCATGTCCAACGAGTGAGCTTATTTTAGATAATGTAAAAGTACCGAAGCATAACATTTTAGGGAAATTTAACTATGGGAATAATATTCTTACAGGTGCGTTGGAATGGGAAAGATGTTTTGAATTTGCGCCACATATTGGTGTGATGCAACGAATTATGGAACAATGCATCAAACAGGCGAATGGAAGAAAACAGTTTGGAAAACCAATAGGTTCAAATCAGGCGGTTTCTCATAAAATTGCTGAAATGGAAGTAAATATTGAAATGGCAAAATTAATGTTATATAAAATTGCTTGGTTAAAAGATCAAAAAAAATCTGCTTACCTTGAAACGTCTATTTTTAAACTTTTTGTAAGTGAAAATTACATAAAGACGTGTAGGGATGCAATGCAAATTTTTGGTGCATATGGATATACAAAAGAGTATGAGATGGAACGAGAGCTAAGAGATGCCATGGCAAGCAGTAT
This DNA window, taken from Lysinibacillus sp. FSL M8-0337, encodes the following:
- a CDS encoding 3-hydroxyacyl-CoA dehydrogenase family protein, with product MKIGVIGAGVMGKGVAQRFAQYGHNVVLYDISSNVLETAREEIKKNLKIASMFNKTIDAEKIVANIDITSGYEGFADMDFIIENVDENIKTKEIVYRNLEKVCKQKCIYLVNTSCIPITLIGSYTDRAEKVIGVHFMNPVPMKNFAEVIQGWKTSEETIQHVRELLNNVGMEIEVIKDSAGFVSNRLSHLFMNEAAALVYEGVATAEQIDNIFKNAFGHKMGPLETADLIGVDTVLDSLKVLYTHYEDPKFRACPLLKQMVYAGSTGRKSGKGFYTY
- a CDS encoding acyl carrier protein, producing MNTKEKIKGFLSKFIKITEINDTDNIFEKGLVNSLFAMNLVNFIETEFDISIDNMELDLDNFKDINSIVALVEKKLAMEETV
- a CDS encoding HAD-IIIC family phosphatase; the protein is MTGEKIKCVVWDLDHTLWDGILIEDDNLTLKENVVEVIKELDRRGILQSISSKNNYDMAKEKLEEFGLWDYFIYPQINWNSKSEAVAQIAKDINIGIDTLSFVDDQEFEREEVLFSYPEILCIDANDVDKILDMERMMPKFITNDSKNRRKMYHSDIQRNREELAYSGTKEEFLSTLNMTFKIDKAKEDDLQRAEELTVRTHQLNSTGYIYSYDELKNFLEADDYEVYVAQLDDKYGTYGKIGLALVEKKADVWDLKLLLMSCRVMSKGIGNIFMNFLINESIKNNKTLRAQFIPTDKNRIMYITYKFNGFKELGKDGDVVIFEADMSYERIIPDYVTFVYEGENVDGFFSKERAETIQSGNH
- a CDS encoding acyl-CoA dehydrogenase family protein codes for the protein MDFSVKKEQKQYSQEIIDFARENLNEREFYEEFSMDMWKKVSEFGLLGITVDEKYGGLGESYETAAMVFESLGYACKNNGFIFVINNHIWVCQNLINLYGSDELKEKYLPEMVEGKKIGAIAITEPEAGSDAFAMVANVKEQDDCFVLNGTKMFISNGPIADIFIVFAVTEEVPDKKITAFVVERNFEGVTTGNDIEKMGLNACPTSELILDNVKVPKHNILGKFNYGNNILTGALEWERCFEFAPHIGVMQRIMEQCIKQANGRKQFGKPIGSNQAVSHKIAEMEVNIEMAKLMLYKIAWLKDQKKSAYLETSIFKLFVSENYIKTCRDAMQIFGAYGYTKEYEMERELRDAMASSIYSGTNEMQKNTIYNMANARYM